In the genome of Sporichthya brevicatena, one region contains:
- a CDS encoding HAD family hydrolase: MPGEPTAAYLFDLDGVLRVREHEPPARLSELAYDLDRYGPALLGEISDDQWRFSVAGALIAEGLASDAAVQAVLDWSEPMGRVDREVLAVVEEIRAAGRPVALVVNATDRLERELVALGLDESFDTIVNSARTGVALPDAAMYEIAAGILAVPVPECAYVSRRPELVAGAERIGMTGHVFDSVAGLRSVVAEWSAG; encoded by the coding sequence ATGCCGGGGGAGCCCACCGCGGCGTACCTGTTCGACCTCGACGGCGTGCTCCGGGTCCGGGAGCACGAACCGCCGGCGCGGCTGAGCGAGCTCGCCTACGACCTCGACCGGTACGGCCCGGCGCTGCTCGGGGAGATCTCCGACGACCAGTGGCGGTTCTCGGTCGCCGGTGCGCTGATCGCGGAGGGCCTCGCCTCCGACGCGGCCGTGCAGGCGGTGCTCGACTGGAGCGAGCCGATGGGCCGGGTCGACCGTGAGGTCCTCGCGGTGGTCGAGGAGATCCGGGCGGCCGGTCGCCCGGTCGCGCTCGTCGTCAACGCCACCGACCGGCTGGAGCGCGAACTCGTCGCGCTCGGGCTCGACGAGTCCTTCGACACGATCGTGAACTCCGCGCGGACGGGGGTCGCGCTGCCGGACGCCGCGATGTACGAGATCGCCGCCGGGATCCTCGCCGTGCCCGTCCCGGAGTGCGCGTACGTCAGCCGACGTCCCGAGCTCGTCGCGGGCGCGGAGCGGATCGGCATGACCGGGCACGTGTTCGACTCGGTGGCGGGGTTGCGCTCCGTGGTCGCGGAGTGGTCCGCGGGTTAG
- a CDS encoding ammonium transporter, which yields MTEINGADTAWLLASTAMVVVMTFGLATFYGGMVRAKNVMNTMMMIVATIAVLTVVWFGWGYSLIFGGDNGGIIGNFSYVGMTDAMDEVSGTVPTLLFATFQLTFALITCGLVCGSIVDRARFSAWCVFIVAWATFVYAPMAHWIFFFGSDTDGPGWMVDFGVLDFAGGTVVEINSGASGLALALVIGARMGWKRDPMRPHNLTMVMLGAGLLWFGWFGFNAGSALSANAQAALVLCNTMIAGAVAICGWMVVERIRDKSFTSFGAASGAVSGLVAITPSCAAVTPIGAAAIGFLAGAICAIAIAWKYKMGYDDSLDVVGVHFVGGVVGMIGIGLFASAQATGILTADDPNDGIDGLFYGGGLDQLGKQLVGAGAATLYAFAVTFIIGWVIHKTMGFRADPEAELSGLDQAMHAETAYELGATVSSTGRMAGSSSADGA from the coding sequence ATGACGGAGATCAACGGGGCGGACACCGCCTGGCTGCTCGCCAGCACCGCGATGGTGGTGGTGATGACGTTCGGGCTCGCCACCTTCTACGGCGGCATGGTCCGGGCGAAGAACGTCATGAACACGATGATGATGATCGTCGCGACCATCGCCGTGCTCACGGTGGTCTGGTTCGGCTGGGGCTACAGCCTGATCTTCGGCGGCGACAACGGCGGCATCATCGGGAACTTCTCCTACGTCGGCATGACCGACGCGATGGACGAGGTCTCCGGCACCGTCCCGACGCTGCTGTTCGCGACCTTCCAGCTCACCTTCGCGCTCATCACGTGCGGCCTGGTGTGCGGCTCGATCGTCGACCGGGCCCGGTTCAGCGCCTGGTGCGTGTTCATCGTCGCCTGGGCGACGTTCGTCTACGCCCCGATGGCGCACTGGATCTTCTTCTTCGGCTCGGACACCGACGGCCCGGGCTGGATGGTCGACTTCGGCGTCCTGGACTTCGCCGGGGGCACGGTCGTCGAGATCAACTCCGGGGCGTCCGGCCTGGCGCTCGCCCTGGTCATCGGCGCCCGGATGGGGTGGAAGCGCGACCCCATGCGCCCGCACAACCTCACGATGGTGATGCTCGGCGCCGGTCTGCTCTGGTTCGGCTGGTTCGGCTTCAACGCGGGGTCGGCGCTGTCGGCCAACGCGCAGGCCGCGCTCGTCCTGTGCAACACGATGATCGCCGGCGCCGTCGCGATCTGCGGCTGGATGGTCGTCGAGCGCATCCGCGACAAGAGCTTCACCTCTTTCGGTGCGGCGTCCGGCGCCGTCTCCGGTCTGGTCGCGATCACCCCGTCCTGTGCGGCGGTCACCCCGATCGGTGCGGCGGCGATCGGCTTCCTGGCCGGCGCGATCTGTGCGATCGCGATCGCGTGGAAGTACAAGATGGGCTACGACGACTCGCTCGACGTGGTCGGCGTCCACTTCGTCGGTGGCGTGGTCGGCATGATCGGCATCGGCCTGTTCGCCAGTGCGCAGGCGACCGGCATCCTCACCGCGGACGACCCGAACGACGGGATCGACGGCCTGTTCTACGGCGGCGGCCTCGACCAGTTGGGCAAGCAGTTGGTCGGTGCGGGCGCGGCGACGCTGTACGCGTTCGCGGTCACCTTCATCATTGGCTGGGTGATCCACAAGACGATGGGCTTCCGGGCCGACCCCGAGGCCGAGCTGAGTGGCCTCGATCAGGCGATGCACGCCGAGACCGCGTACGAACTCGGCGCGACGGTCTCCTCGACCGGCCGCATGGCCGGGTCGTCCAGCGCCGACGGCGCCTGA
- a CDS encoding [protein-PII] uridylyltransferase: MPFGPDRRAALSDAADGWLIELLRAASGGDDSGLALVAIGGYGRREMVAGSDLDVLLLHARKRGLAEVADAVWYPIWDAGVKLDHSVRTVAEARAVAGEDLKALLGMLDMRHVAGDVGLTEQLRSTVLADWRSAATKRLPELRESAQERDRSNGELAFLLEPDLKESRGGLRDLVTLRAVQASWVADVPHSRIGPAHDRLLDVRDALHTVTGRSTDRLVLQEQENVASALGLLDAIALMRSLAEVGRTIAYASDITWRRVDQVLETRTRRFRIRGTAGKPAPRTPLADGVVQSEGEAVLARDADPARDPILVLRAAAAAAQAGIPLSPGTVDRLAASAKRLPEPWPDAAREELVRLLGAGRPAVAVWEALDLAGVMTTLIPDWARVSCRPQRNAVHRFTVDRHLVEAAANAAALTRRVARPDLLLVGCLLHDIGKGWPGDHSVVGATIVRDLAPRLGFSEADVEVLAMLVTHHLLLPDVATRRDLDDPKTIEAVANAVGTVENLDLLHALTEADALATGEAAWTPWRVNLIDTLVERARAALSGTPVPISSPLTDDQRALARDGAIDVHIGGAESGDSGTIVTVVSPDRLGLLATVAGVFGVHRLGVRSAVTETIDSAAVTVWTVQPDFGAPPDAAVLRGDIVRALDGSLDVSARLARREQAQVQKPGIAVPPPSVHVVADASDTATVLEVRAHDRPGLLHRVGRALSAAEVDIRSAKVSTWGAEAVDVFYVVDPVTGRALDEARAEAVRKSVLDALD, encoded by the coding sequence ATGCCCTTCGGGCCGGACCGCCGGGCGGCGCTCTCCGACGCCGCCGACGGCTGGCTCATCGAGCTGCTCCGGGCCGCCTCCGGCGGTGACGACAGCGGGCTCGCCCTTGTCGCCATCGGCGGCTACGGCCGGCGCGAGATGGTCGCGGGCAGCGATCTGGACGTCCTGCTCCTGCACGCCCGCAAGCGCGGCCTGGCGGAGGTCGCCGACGCCGTCTGGTACCCGATCTGGGACGCCGGCGTGAAGCTCGACCACTCCGTCCGCACGGTCGCCGAGGCGCGCGCGGTGGCGGGGGAGGACCTCAAGGCGCTGCTCGGGATGCTCGACATGCGGCACGTCGCCGGGGACGTCGGGCTGACCGAGCAGCTGCGCAGCACCGTCCTCGCCGACTGGCGCTCGGCCGCGACCAAGCGCCTGCCCGAACTGCGGGAGTCCGCGCAGGAGCGCGACCGGAGCAACGGGGAACTGGCGTTCCTCCTCGAGCCCGACCTGAAGGAGAGCCGCGGGGGTCTGCGCGACCTGGTCACGCTCCGCGCGGTGCAGGCCTCGTGGGTGGCGGACGTGCCGCACTCCCGCATCGGCCCCGCCCACGACCGGCTGCTCGACGTCCGCGACGCCCTGCACACGGTCACCGGCCGGAGCACCGACCGACTGGTGCTGCAGGAGCAGGAGAACGTCGCGAGCGCGCTCGGCCTGCTCGACGCGATCGCCCTGATGCGGTCGCTCGCCGAGGTCGGGCGCACGATCGCCTACGCCTCGGACATCACCTGGCGCCGGGTCGACCAGGTGCTGGAGACGCGGACCCGGCGCTTCCGGATCCGCGGCACCGCGGGCAAACCCGCGCCGCGTACGCCGCTCGCGGACGGTGTCGTCCAGTCCGAGGGGGAGGCGGTCCTCGCCCGGGACGCCGATCCCGCGCGCGACCCGATCCTGGTGCTCCGCGCCGCCGCCGCGGCGGCGCAGGCGGGCATCCCGCTCTCGCCCGGCACCGTCGACCGACTGGCCGCGTCGGCGAAGCGCCTACCCGAGCCGTGGCCGGACGCGGCCCGGGAGGAACTGGTGCGCCTGCTCGGCGCCGGCCGCCCTGCGGTCGCCGTGTGGGAGGCGCTCGACCTCGCCGGCGTGATGACGACGTTGATCCCGGACTGGGCGCGCGTCAGCTGCCGCCCGCAGCGCAACGCCGTGCACCGGTTCACCGTCGACCGGCACCTGGTCGAGGCCGCCGCCAACGCCGCGGCGCTGACCCGCCGGGTCGCGCGACCCGACCTGCTGCTGGTGGGCTGCCTGCTCCACGACATCGGCAAGGGCTGGCCCGGCGACCACAGCGTCGTCGGCGCGACCATCGTCCGCGACCTGGCGCCCCGCCTCGGGTTCTCCGAGGCGGACGTCGAGGTGCTCGCCATGCTCGTGACGCACCACCTGCTGCTGCCGGACGTCGCCACCCGGCGCGACCTCGACGACCCGAAGACGATCGAGGCGGTCGCGAACGCTGTCGGGACCGTGGAGAACCTCGACCTGTTGCACGCGCTCACCGAGGCCGACGCGCTCGCGACCGGCGAGGCCGCGTGGACGCCGTGGCGCGTCAACCTGATCGACACCCTCGTCGAGCGGGCCCGCGCGGCGCTGTCCGGCACGCCGGTGCCGATCTCCTCGCCCCTGACCGACGACCAGCGCGCGCTCGCCCGCGACGGCGCGATCGACGTCCACATCGGGGGAGCGGAGTCCGGGGACTCCGGGACGATCGTCACCGTGGTCTCGCCGGACCGGCTCGGTCTGCTCGCCACCGTGGCCGGGGTCTTCGGCGTGCACCGCCTCGGGGTCCGGTCGGCCGTGACGGAGACCATCGACTCCGCCGCGGTGACCGTCTGGACCGTGCAGCCCGACTTCGGCGCGCCGCCGGACGCCGCCGTCCTGCGCGGCGACATCGTCCGCGCCCTCGACGGCTCGCTCGACGTCAGCGCGCGGCTCGCCCGCCGGGAGCAGGCCCAGGTGCAGAAGCCGGGCATCGCCGTCCCGCCGCCGAGCGTGCACGTCGTGGCGGACGCCTCCGACACCGCGACCGTGCTCGAGGTCCGGGCCCACGACCGGCCCGGTCTGCTCCACCGCGTCGGCCGCGCGCTGTCCGCGGCCGAGGTCGACATCCGGTCCGCGAAGGTGAGCACCTGGGGTGCCGAGGCCGTCGACGTCTTCTACGTCGTCGACCCGGTGACCGGCCGCGCCCTCGACGAGGCCCGCGCCGAGGCCGTCCGCAAGTCCGTCCTCGACGCCCTCGACTGA
- a CDS encoding P-II family nitrogen regulator: MKLVTAVIKPFKLDDVRTALEQLGVHGMTVTEASGYGRQRGHTEVYRGAEYVVDLVPKVRLEVLVDAADTEAVIGAIISAAQTGKIGDGKVWVTPVESVVRVRTGERDAEAL, encoded by the coding sequence ATGAAGCTCGTGACCGCGGTGATCAAGCCGTTCAAGCTCGACGACGTCCGCACGGCGCTGGAGCAGTTGGGGGTGCACGGCATGACCGTGACCGAGGCCAGCGGCTACGGCCGCCAGCGCGGTCACACCGAGGTCTACCGCGGCGCCGAGTACGTCGTGGACCTCGTGCCCAAGGTGCGCCTCGAGGTGCTGGTCGACGCCGCGGACACCGAGGCGGTCATCGGCGCGATCATCTCCGCCGCGCAGACCGGCAAGATCGGCGACGGCAAGGTCTGGGTCACCCCGGTCGAGTCCGTCGTCCGCGTCCGCACCGGCGAGCGCGACGCCGAGGCGCTCTGA
- the ftsY gene encoding signal recognition particle-docking protein FtsY, with product MEVLIVTTVVVLLVCAAIAGLVVPALKRQAPPRKPEVPPPGTIATPAPPDTVEAPEPTSQAPPVAAPEQPAEAPVEEPIEAPELEVPEPTAGRLTRLRARLARSQSGLGKGLLTLLSRDTLDEETWEEIEETLLGADLGVGPTQELVERLRTEVRVKGSRTPEEVRNLLRTELINLIGADTDRSLHAVRQPDERPSVTLVVGVNGTGKTTTTGKLARVLVADGRSVLLGAADTFRAAAADQLQTWGERVGARTVRGPEGGDPASVAFDAVKQAAGDDVDAVLIDTAGRLHTKTGLMDELGKVKRVIEKQSPVHEVLLVLDATTGQNGLMQARVFAEVVDVTGIVLSKLDGTAKGGIVVAVQRELGVPVKLVGLGEGPDDLAPFDPAAFVDALLAD from the coding sequence GTGGAAGTCCTGATCGTCACGACCGTGGTCGTGCTGCTCGTCTGTGCGGCCATCGCCGGTCTGGTGGTCCCGGCGCTCAAGCGCCAGGCCCCGCCGCGCAAGCCCGAGGTGCCGCCGCCCGGCACGATCGCGACCCCCGCGCCGCCGGACACCGTCGAGGCGCCGGAACCGACCTCGCAGGCCCCACCGGTGGCGGCTCCCGAGCAGCCCGCCGAGGCTCCCGTCGAGGAGCCGATCGAGGCGCCGGAGCTGGAGGTCCCGGAGCCGACCGCCGGCCGCCTGACGCGCCTGCGCGCGCGGCTGGCCCGGTCGCAGTCCGGCCTGGGCAAGGGCCTGCTCACGCTGCTGTCCCGCGACACCCTCGACGAGGAGACGTGGGAGGAGATCGAGGAGACCCTCCTCGGCGCCGACCTCGGCGTCGGGCCGACGCAGGAGCTCGTCGAGCGCCTGCGCACCGAGGTCCGGGTGAAGGGCTCCCGCACGCCCGAGGAGGTCCGGAACCTGCTCCGGACCGAGCTGATCAACCTCATCGGCGCCGACACCGACCGCAGCCTGCACGCGGTCCGCCAGCCCGACGAGCGGCCCTCGGTCACGCTCGTCGTGGGCGTGAACGGCACCGGCAAGACCACGACCACCGGCAAGCTCGCGCGTGTGCTCGTCGCCGACGGCCGCTCCGTGCTGCTCGGCGCGGCGGACACCTTCCGCGCCGCGGCGGCCGACCAGCTGCAGACCTGGGGCGAGCGCGTCGGCGCCCGCACGGTTCGCGGCCCCGAGGGCGGGGACCCCGCGAGTGTGGCGTTCGACGCGGTCAAGCAGGCCGCCGGTGACGACGTCGACGCCGTCCTCATCGACACGGCCGGCCGCCTGCACACGAAGACCGGCCTCATGGACGAGCTCGGCAAGGTCAAGCGCGTCATCGAGAAGCAGAGCCCGGTGCACGAGGTCCTGCTCGTCCTCGACGCCACGACCGGCCAGAACGGGCTCATGCAGGCCCGCGTCTTCGCCGAGGTCGTGGACGTCACGGGCATCGTGCTGAGCAAGCTCGACGGGACCGCCAAGGGCGGCATCGTCGTGGCCGTCCAGCGCGAGCTCGGCGTGCCGGTCAAGCTCGTCGGCCTCGGTGAGGGGCCCGACGACCTGGCGCCGTTCGACCCCGCCGCGTTCGTCGACGCGCTGCTCGCCGACTGA
- a CDS encoding ammonium transporter, with amino-acid sequence MPESALDSGNTAWMLMSCALVLLMTPGLAFFYGGMVRMKSVLNMMMMSVAALGIVSILWVLYGYSIALTKDEGGGLIGGLDAAGLDDTIADTGAALPETVFVAFQLMFAIITVALISGAIADRAKFSTWCVFVVLWASIVYFPVAHWVFHFGDDRNGDGNLVDPGWIVDMGVLDFAGGTAVHINSGAAALALCLVLGKRRGWRKDPMRPHNVPFVMLGAALLWFGWFGFNAGSAAAADNTAGVTFLNTQVATAAAVIGWLIVERIRDGHFTLLGGASGMVAGLVAITPSCNTVNPMGAIGIGAITGAICCAALSLKFKFGFDDSLDVVAVHMVGGLAGTLLIGVFATADAPAGVDGLLFGGGGEQLGKQAVGAFAVMGYSFVVTLILGLILHKTIGFRIDEDAEVEGIDVNEHGETAYELGAVGSPLARPTGGGAGLTHTVGGMAPGTTPRVDA; translated from the coding sequence ATGCCGGAATCAGCCCTTGACTCGGGCAACACCGCCTGGATGTTGATGAGCTGCGCGCTCGTGCTGCTCATGACTCCGGGACTCGCGTTCTTCTACGGCGGCATGGTCCGTATGAAGAGCGTCCTCAACATGATGATGATGTCGGTGGCCGCGCTGGGCATCGTGAGCATCCTCTGGGTGCTCTACGGCTACAGCATCGCGCTCACGAAGGACGAGGGCGGGGGCCTCATCGGTGGCCTGGACGCCGCCGGTCTCGACGACACGATCGCGGACACCGGGGCAGCGCTGCCCGAGACGGTGTTCGTGGCCTTCCAGCTGATGTTCGCGATCATCACGGTCGCGCTCATCTCGGGCGCCATCGCCGACCGCGCGAAGTTCAGCACCTGGTGCGTCTTCGTCGTGCTCTGGGCGAGCATCGTCTACTTCCCTGTCGCCCACTGGGTCTTCCACTTCGGTGACGACCGCAACGGCGACGGCAACCTGGTCGACCCGGGCTGGATCGTGGACATGGGTGTCCTCGACTTCGCCGGTGGCACGGCGGTGCACATCAACTCCGGTGCGGCGGCTCTCGCGCTCTGCCTCGTTCTCGGCAAGCGTCGCGGCTGGCGCAAGGACCCCATGCGCCCCCACAACGTGCCGTTCGTGATGCTCGGTGCGGCCCTGCTGTGGTTCGGCTGGTTCGGCTTCAACGCCGGTTCGGCCGCGGCGGCGGACAACACCGCCGGCGTCACCTTCCTCAACACCCAGGTCGCCACCGCGGCTGCGGTCATCGGCTGGCTGATCGTCGAGCGCATCCGGGACGGGCACTTCACCCTCCTCGGTGGCGCCTCGGGCATGGTGGCCGGTCTGGTCGCCATCACGCCCTCCTGCAACACCGTCAACCCGATGGGTGCGATCGGCATCGGTGCCATCACCGGCGCGATCTGCTGCGCGGCCCTGTCGCTGAAGTTCAAGTTCGGGTTCGACGACTCGCTCGACGTCGTCGCCGTCCACATGGTCGGTGGCCTCGCCGGCACCCTGCTCATCGGTGTCTTCGCCACCGCCGACGCCCCGGCCGGGGTCGACGGTCTGCTCTTCGGTGGCGGCGGCGAGCAGCTCGGCAAGCAGGCCGTGGGTGCGTTCGCGGTCATGGGCTACTCGTTCGTGGTCACGCTCATCCTGGGTCTGATCCTCCACAAGACGATCGGCTTCCGGATCGACGAGGACGCCGAGGTCGAGGGCATCGACGTCAACGAGCACGGTGAGACCGCGTACGAGCTCGGTGCGGTCGGGTCGCCGCTGGCCCGTCCGACCGGTGGTGGCGCCGGCCTCACCCACACGGTCGGGGGCATGGCTCCCGGCACGACCCCGAGGGTGGACGCATGA
- a CDS encoding P-II family nitrogen regulator — MKLLTAVIKPFKLDDVRGALEKFGVQGMTVSEASGYGRQRGHTEVYRGAEYTVDLVPKVRLEVLVDDADIADVVEVVLKSAQTGKIGDGKVWVTSVDTVVRVRTGERDTDAL, encoded by the coding sequence ATGAAGCTCCTGACTGCGGTCATCAAGCCGTTCAAGCTCGACGACGTGCGCGGCGCCCTGGAGAAGTTCGGGGTGCAGGGCATGACGGTCAGCGAGGCCAGCGGGTATGGCCGCCAGCGCGGTCACACCGAGGTCTACCGGGGCGCGGAGTACACCGTGGACCTGGTGCCGAAGGTGCGGCTGGAGGTGCTGGTCGACGACGCGGACATCGCCGACGTCGTGGAGGTCGTCCTCAAGTCGGCGCAGACCGGGAAGATCGGTGACGGCAAGGTCTGGGTGACCTCCGTCGACACCGTGGTCCGGGTCCGCACCGGCGAACGCGACACCGACGCCCTCTAA